A region from the Toxotes jaculatrix isolate fToxJac2 chromosome 2, fToxJac2.pri, whole genome shotgun sequence genome encodes:
- the b4galt3 gene encoding beta-1,4-galactosyltransferase 3, translated as MACCGRSLDSPCTLALLVGFQFAFVLYFSLGGFRGLVSVLVHTTEPEFDYSRPHDVYTNLSHLGVPPPPPRNSGTGPPVTGPPLRDCQIPSPLLVGPVSVHLSSPLSLEEIRQRNPLVLPGGRYRPPDCEPRHHTAIVVPYRNRQTHLRALLYHLHPFLQRQQIHYSIYIVQQWGNSTFNRAKLLNVGVREALRDEDWSCIFLHDVDLLPENDHNTYTCHKQFPTHLSVAMDKFRYRLPYPQYFGGVSAVTPDQYMKMNGFPNQYWGWGGEDDDIAARVRLSGMKIVRPPVAIGHYKMIKHKGDRGNEQNPRRFDLLKRTRLNWRSDGLNSLTYELLSKELEPLYTNLTVNIGEDPHLPQGKAPIPVKATSPVHQRGTSKTEDTAKQQKRQQSKDSVVANMTVAKPVGEKTEAARSKTVNQTTREETGVIK; from the exons ATGGCGTGCTGTGGGCGCTCTCTGGACTCCCCGTGCACACTAGCCTTGCTGGTGGGCTTCCAGTTTGCTTTTGTCCTCTACTTCTCCCTTGGGGGCTTCAGAGGTTTGGTGTCTGTCCTGGTGCACACCACAGAGCCGGAGTTTGATTACTCTCGCCCTCACGATGTCTACACCAACCTCAGTCATCTGGGAGTGCCGCCTCCCCCGCCTCGCAACTCTGGCACTGGACCCCCTGTCACAGGACCACCGCTGAGAGACTGCCAGATCCCCTCCCCGCTGCTGG TTGGACCTGTGTCTGtccatctttcctctcctctgtctctggagGAGATCAGACAGAGGAATCCATTAGTGTTGCCGGGCGGACGCTACCGGCCTCCAGACTGTGAACCCCGCCACCACACAGCGATAGTGGTACCATACCGGAACCGGCAGACCCACCTCCGTGCCCTGCTCTACCACCTCCACCCCTTCCTGCAGAGACAGCAGATCCACTACAGCATCTACATAGTGCAGCAG TGGGGGAACAGTACTTTCAACCGAGCCAAGCTGCTTAACGTTGGGGTGCGGGAGGCCCTCAGAGATGAAGACTGGAGCTGCATCTTCCTGCATGATGTTGACCTGCTGCCCGAGAATGACCACAACACCTACACCTGCCACAAACAGTTccccacacacctgtctgtggcCATGGACAAGTTCAGATACAG GCTGCCGTACCCACAGTATTTTGGTGGGGTGTCTGCAGTGACCCCAGACCAGTACATGAAGATGAATGGCTTTCCCAACCAGTACTGGGGCTGGGGTGGAGAGGATGATGATATTGCTGCCAG AGTACGTCTATCTGGCATGAAGATCGTGCGCCCTCCAGTGGCCATTGGTCATTACAAGATGATCAAGCATAAAGGAGACAGAGGCAATGAGCAAAATCCACGCAG GTTTGACCTTCTGAAAAGGACCAGACTCAACTGGCGCTCTGATGGCCTCAACTCTCTGACCTACGAACTTCTTTCCAAAGAGCTGGAGCCTCTCTACACCAACCTCACAGTCAACATTGGAGAAGACCCCCATCTGCCCCAGGGGAAAGCACCCATCCCTGTGAAAGCAACATCCCCTGTCCACCAGCGTGGCACCAGCAAGACCGAAGACACAgccaaacaacaaaagagaCAACAGAGCAAAGATTCTGTGGTGGCAAATATGACTGTTGCCAAGCCAGTCGGTGAAAAGACAGAAGCTGCGCGGTCAAAAACGGTAAATCAGACAACACGGGAAGAGACTGGTGTGATCAAATAG
- the atp6ap1lb gene encoding ATPase H+ transporting accessory protein 1 like b, which translates to MAAHAFLLCSLALLCALSRPGLSLSEDELQPGLIYEEVPEILDRSKENPKQATRVTSSQDGGYGLESEEVILTPEDENPLRRILQPFNWHHPGMSHSKRKLLQSLMGPYGPLSVSYNGKTCILFKAKRLAIRYRNHTFIDLTERVFNPSSPVDTKGSICTKEKATLSLRFGDVEDLRGLVIRLQMSNTFYEAAGQNWFTLDSVHIHYNWTQEATFNASEVYAPATSSYHCQHVSSLHKYDTLLVPSSHTDTSANWHITFTDFQIQAFNVQSDKFASASDCATFLTPAILMGLVTSLILLLVLAYALHMVVHLKHIDRYEEHKATVYFPRSPEAELPDKNSL; encoded by the exons ATGGCTGCACACgcattcctcctctgctccctcgCCTTGCTGTGCGCTCTCAGCCGGCCTGggctctccctctctgaggACGAGTTGCAGCCGGGACTCATCTATGAAGAAGTGCCTGAAATCCTGGACAGAAG CAAAGAGAATCCCAAACAAGCAACAAGAGTCACATCAA gTCAAGATGGTGGGTACGGCTTAGAAAGTGAAGAGGTTATTTTGACGCCTGAAGATGAAAACCCACTCAGGAGAATactgcag CCTTTTAACTGGCATCATCCAGGGATGTCTCACAGTAAGAGGAAGCTTCTCCAGTCTCTGATGGGGCCTTACGGCCCTCTGAGTGTGTCTTACAATGGGAAGACCTGCATTCTGTTCAAGGCAAAGCGCCTGGCAATCCGCTACAGAAACCATACCTTTATTGATCTGACCGAGAGGGTCTTTAACCCCAGCTCACCTGTGGACACTAAAGGATCCATCTGCACCAAGGAGAAAGCTAC GCTGTCATTAAGGTTTGGTGATGTCGAGGATTTGCGAGGTCTAGTAATCAG GCTTCAGATGTCCAACACTTTTTATGAGGCAGCTGGTCAAAACTGGTTTACACTAGACAGCGTTCACATCCACTACAACTGGACCCAGGAGGCTACATTCAACGCCAGCGAGGTCTACGCTCCTGCCACTTCATCCTATCATTGCCAGCACGTCAGCAGCCTGCACAAATATGACACCCTGCTAGTGCCCAGCTCCCACACTGACACATCCGCTAACTGGCACATCACTTTCACTGATTTCCAG ATACAGGCCTTCAATGTGCAGTCAGACAAGTTTGCGTCAGCCAGTGACTGTGCCACTTTCCTGACGCCAGCCATCCTGATGGGCTTGGTGACATCTTTGATCCTGCTCCTTGTCTTAGCCTATGCCCTGCACATGGTGGTACACCTTAAGCACATTGACCGCTATGAGGAACACAAAGCTACTGTCTACTTTCCCCGTAGTCCAGAGGCCGAGTTGCCGGACAAGAACAGCCtgtga